A genomic segment from Janthinobacterium sp. 64 encodes:
- a CDS encoding ShlB/FhaC/HecB family hemolysin secretion/activation protein, with amino-acid sequence MNYRLVRLLAGSALLFCAACANAQTPAADSAVPLFDIASYEVSGDTLLGPQLVQSLVAPFAGQQRDFGAIQQAVEALENAYRARGYTLVQVALPEQELAHGAVRLEVVQTQIGKVAITGNQEFDDANVRRALPTLVEGQTPNMPALGQSLKLANENPARKMEVKLATGEADGTVDASIAVADERAWKATLNLDNTGSKDSGKTHASVVLQHANLWGRDHVASLQYTTSLEHASQVAVYGLGYHVPLYALGDSLDFFASYSNVDSGSVAAGIFDLAVSGRGTTAGARYNQNFGKRDNYEPKLVYGLDFKAYRNSLQFFGMELGTNVTVHPVSIAYIGAWSLPRGETSVGLTLARNIPGGKNGSQHDFTLARFGAKAGYSTLRLSASHAQVLDNDWQWRALFNGQYTPDALVPGEQFGVGGAATVRGFLEREVANDSGANLNLELYTPNWCGDGGYQCRALAFYDTGWVRRNHGLPGEIDSMAIGSAGLGLRILLNRYANLQLDYAHVVNPGQTGRRDANRLHFRVALSY; translated from the coding sequence ATGAATTATCGTCTGGTGCGCCTGCTTGCAGGTTCCGCGCTGTTGTTCTGCGCGGCATGCGCAAACGCCCAAACCCCCGCCGCCGACAGTGCCGTCCCGCTGTTTGATATCGCCAGCTACGAGGTCAGCGGCGACACCTTGCTGGGGCCGCAACTGGTGCAATCGCTGGTGGCGCCGTTCGCCGGCCAGCAGCGCGACTTTGGCGCCATCCAGCAAGCCGTCGAGGCGCTGGAAAACGCCTACCGCGCGCGCGGCTACACCCTGGTGCAGGTGGCCTTGCCGGAACAGGAACTGGCGCATGGCGCCGTGCGCCTGGAAGTGGTGCAGACGCAAATTGGCAAGGTGGCCATCACCGGCAACCAGGAATTCGACGATGCCAACGTGCGCCGCGCGCTGCCCACCCTGGTCGAAGGGCAGACGCCGAACATGCCGGCCCTGGGGCAAAGCCTGAAGCTGGCCAATGAAAATCCGGCCCGCAAGATGGAGGTCAAGCTGGCTACCGGCGAGGCCGACGGCACGGTCGACGCCAGCATCGCGGTGGCGGACGAACGCGCCTGGAAAGCCACGCTCAACCTCGACAATACCGGCAGCAAGGACTCCGGCAAGACCCACGCCAGCGTGGTGCTGCAGCATGCCAACCTGTGGGGCCGCGATCATGTGGCTAGCCTGCAATACACCACCTCGCTCGAACACGCCAGCCAGGTCGCTGTGTACGGCCTCGGCTACCACGTGCCGCTGTATGCGCTGGGCGACTCGCTGGACTTTTTTGCCAGTTATTCGAACGTCGATTCGGGCAGCGTCGCGGCCGGTATTTTTGATCTGGCCGTCAGCGGCCGCGGCACCACTGCCGGCGCGCGCTACAACCAGAACTTCGGCAAGCGCGACAACTATGAGCCCAAGCTGGTGTATGGCCTGGACTTCAAGGCCTATCGCAACAGCCTGCAGTTCTTCGGCATGGAGCTGGGCACCAACGTGACGGTGCACCCCGTCAGCATCGCCTATATCGGCGCCTGGAGCTTGCCACGTGGCGAGACCAGCGTGGGCCTGACCCTGGCGCGCAATATTCCCGGCGGCAAGAATGGCAGTCAGCACGATTTTACGCTGGCACGTTTCGGCGCCAAGGCCGGCTACAGCACCTTGCGCCTGAGCGCCAGTCATGCCCAGGTGCTGGACAACGACTGGCAATGGCGCGCGTTGTTCAACGGCCAGTACACGCCCGATGCGCTGGTGCCGGGCGAGCAGTTCGGCGTCGGTGGCGCGGCCACGGTGCGCGGCTTCCTGGAACGCGAAGTGGCGAACGATTCCGGCGCCAACCTGAATCTGGAACTGTACACGCCGAACTGGTGCGGCGATGGCGGCTACCAGTGCCGCGCGCTGGCGTTTTATGACACGGGCTGGGTGCGCCGCAATCATGGCTTGCCCGGCGAAATCGACAGCATGGCGATCGGCTCGGCAGGCCTGGGCCTGCGCATCCTGCTGAACCGCTACGCCAACCTGCAACTGGACTATGCACATGTGGTCAACCCCGGCCAGACGGGGCGCCGCGACGCCAACCGCCTGCATTTCAGAGTTGCGCTGTCGTACTGA
- a CDS encoding CHASE2 domain-containing protein, with product MKKHGVRLLLGALLTLLAACASIGLFGADTLGRLDAMLGDMRMRAEAPQLDKRIVIVDIDEKSLNRIGRYPWGRDVQARLVTQLTRHYGVAALGFDISFPEPDSSSGYGVLAGLAKGELAGVPGLSAQLERLKPRMDYDALFAEAMRGQPVVLGYSVSDRQKKGMLPKPAFTVLDLNGRTVTAFTSPGYAANLAQLQQAAQGAGIFTALTDSDGVLRSSTLLARIGDAYYPSLSLATASVYLKARAIAPVFGQTADKLSEAEREHGGLDRIAVFTPRGRLDIPVGEGLTTTIEFRGKGGPDGGAFRYVSAADVLMGAVPADVLHGAIVLVGTTAAGLNDIRATPVNAEFPGVEVHANLIKSILDGQFKSRPDYALAIEFGQVVLAGLLLGGALALAAPAAAVLLAGAALAGALGLNWCLYHYFDAALDVAVLLLLIAALFVTNLAWGYFFEVRKGRALVSRFGQYVAPELVAQMADNPDRYSMDGESRELTVLFADVRGFTAISEQMTPQQLREYINLYLTAMSEDIRDSHGGTLDKYIGDAVMAFWGAPVAFPDHAGRAVASALLMQRSAGRLNQQFQARGWPPLQIGIGLNSGLMHVGDMGSRIRRAYTVMGDAVNLGARLEGMTKVYGVGIAVSEFTRAQAPQFAYRELDRVRVKGKTEPVAIFEPRCLLADVDAGELALLARWSRVLELLRALDWDGAEAILAELPDDGLRRLYAGRLRQYRATPPGEDWDGVTNFQTK from the coding sequence ATGAAAAAGCATGGCGTGCGGCTGCTGCTGGGCGCGCTGTTGACGCTGCTGGCCGCCTGCGCCAGCATCGGTCTGTTCGGCGCCGATACCTTGGGCCGGCTGGACGCCATGCTGGGCGACATGCGCATGCGTGCCGAGGCGCCGCAGCTCGACAAGCGCATCGTGATCGTCGATATCGATGAAAAAAGCCTGAACCGGATCGGCCGCTATCCCTGGGGCCGCGACGTGCAGGCGCGGCTGGTGACGCAATTGACGCGCCACTATGGCGTGGCCGCGCTCGGCTTCGATATCTCGTTTCCCGAACCCGACAGCAGTTCCGGCTATGGCGTGCTGGCCGGCCTGGCCAAGGGAGAACTGGCCGGCGTGCCGGGCTTGAGCGCCCAGCTGGAACGCCTGAAACCGCGGATGGATTACGACGCCCTGTTTGCCGAGGCGATGCGCGGCCAGCCGGTGGTGCTCGGCTATAGCGTGTCGGACCGGCAAAAGAAAGGCATGCTGCCCAAGCCGGCGTTCACCGTGCTTGATCTGAACGGGCGCACGGTGACGGCGTTTACGTCGCCCGGCTATGCCGCCAACCTGGCGCAGCTGCAACAGGCGGCGCAAGGGGCCGGCATCTTTACGGCCCTGACCGACAGCGACGGCGTGCTGCGCTCATCGACCCTGCTTGCGCGCATCGGCGACGCGTATTACCCGTCGCTGTCGCTGGCCACGGCCAGCGTGTACCTGAAGGCGCGCGCGATCGCACCCGTGTTCGGCCAGACCGCCGACAAGTTGTCCGAGGCCGAGCGCGAGCACGGCGGCCTGGACCGCATCGCCGTATTCACGCCGCGCGGACGCCTCGATATCCCGGTCGGCGAAGGCCTGACCACCACCATCGAGTTTCGCGGCAAGGGCGGCCCGGACGGCGGCGCCTTCCGCTATGTGTCGGCGGCCGACGTGTTGATGGGGGCGGTGCCGGCGGACGTGCTGCACGGCGCCATCGTGCTGGTGGGCACCACAGCCGCCGGCCTGAACGATATTCGCGCCACGCCCGTCAATGCCGAGTTTCCCGGTGTGGAAGTGCACGCCAACCTGATCAAATCCATCCTTGACGGCCAGTTCAAGTCGCGCCCCGACTATGCGCTGGCGATCGAGTTCGGCCAGGTGGTGCTGGCGGGTTTGCTGCTCGGCGGCGCACTGGCGCTGGCCGCGCCGGCGGCGGCCGTGTTGCTGGCCGGCGCGGCGCTGGCCGGCGCGCTGGGCCTGAACTGGTGCTTGTATCACTACTTCGACGCGGCGCTCGATGTTGCCGTGTTGCTGCTGTTGATTGCGGCGCTGTTCGTCACCAATCTGGCGTGGGGCTATTTTTTCGAAGTGCGCAAGGGCAGGGCGCTGGTGTCGCGCTTCGGCCAGTACGTGGCGCCGGAACTGGTGGCACAGATGGCCGACAATCCCGACCGCTACAGCATGGATGGCGAAAGCCGCGAGCTGACGGTGCTGTTTGCCGACGTGCGCGGCTTTACGGCCATTTCGGAACAGATGACGCCGCAGCAGTTGCGCGAATATATCAACCTGTACCTGACGGCCATGTCGGAAGACATCCGCGACAGCCACGGCGGCACGCTGGACAAATATATCGGCGACGCCGTGATGGCGTTCTGGGGCGCACCGGTGGCGTTTCCCGACCATGCGGGCCGTGCCGTGGCCAGCGCCCTGCTGATGCAGCGCAGCGCCGGTCGGTTGAACCAGCAATTCCAGGCGCGCGGCTGGCCGCCGTTGCAGATCGGCATAGGCCTCAACAGTGGCCTGATGCATGTGGGCGACATGGGCTCGCGCATCCGCCGCGCCTATACCGTGATGGGCGACGCCGTCAACCTGGGCGCGCGCCTGGAAGGCATGACCAAGGTGTATGGCGTGGGCATCGCCGTGAGCGAATTCACGCGTGCGCAGGCGCCGCAATTCGCCTACCGCGAACTGGACCGCGTGCGGGTCAAGGGCAAGACTGAACCGGTGGCCATTTTCGAGCCGCGCTGCTTGCTGGCAGACGTCGACGCCGGCGAACTGGCGCTGCTGGCGCGTTGGTCGCGCGTGCTGGAACTGTTGCGTGCGCTCGACTGGGATGGCGCAGAGGCAATCTTGGCGGAACTGCCAGACGATGGGCTGCGCCGGCTGTACGCCGGACGCCTGCGCCAGTATCGCGCAACGCCGCCTGGCGAGGACTGGGATGGTGTGACCAATTTCCAGACAAAGTAA